Proteins encoded by one window of Mustela erminea isolate mMusErm1 chromosome 5, mMusErm1.Pri, whole genome shotgun sequence:
- the PLD4 gene encoding phospholipase D4, whose translation MKAKAVAPEVLGALAVLGLGAGALAYVLWQMHLPPTSGRLHPEEGPTSSPGQGSRRPWEPQRGEAAPRLKDACRLVLVESTPWDLPAAAGSPSAQPLAQAWLQLLDAARHSIHVASFYWSLTGADIGVNDSSSQLGEALLRKLEQLLDKNISLAVATNSPSLAKNSTDLQVLAARGAQVRFVPLRKLTGGVLHSKFWVVDGRHVYLGSANMDWRALTQVKELGAVIYNCSRLALDLERTFQTYWVLGAPRAVLPSAWPRSFSSHINRFQPLRGHFDGVPTTAYFSASPPALCPHGRTRDLEALLAVVRGAREFIYVSVMEYFPTTRFSHPARYWPVLDTALRTAAFNRGVRVRLLVSCWPHTDPSMFPNLRSLQAFSNPTAGVSVDVKVFIMPVGNHSNIPFSRVSHSKFMVTEKEAYIGTSNWSEDYFSSTSGVGLVVSQRAPSGRPGLLTVQEQLRRLFERDWDSRYAVGLDAQAQGQDCAWRG comes from the exons ATGAAAGCCAAGGCGGTGGCTCCGGAG GTGCTGGGAGCGCTGGCCGTGCTGGGGCTTGGTGCTGGGGCTCTTGCCTACGTCCTGTGGCAAATGCACCTCCCGCCCACCAGCGGCCGGCTGCACCCGGAGGAAGGGCCCACCTCGTCCCCGGGCCAAGGCTCCCGCCGGCCCTGGGAGCCCCAGAGAGGGGAGGCTGCGCCGCGGCTGAAGGACGCCTGCCG GCTTGTCCTTGTGGAGAGCACCCCCTGGGACCTGCCTGCTGCGGCCGGCAGCCCGTCggcccagcccctggcccaggcCTGGCTGCAGCTGCTGGACGCCGCGCGGCACAGCATTCACGTGGCTTCCTTCTACTGGTCCCTCACAGGGGCCGACATTGGGGTCAACGACTCGTCTTCCCAGCTG GGGGAGGCCCTTCTGCGGAAGCTGGAGCAGCTGCTGGACAAGAACATTTCCCTGGCTGTGGCGACCAACAGCCCGTCACTGGCCAAGAACTCCACGGACCTCCAGGTCCTGGCGGCCCGAG GTGCCCAGGTGCGGTTCGTGCCCTTGAGGAAGCTCACCGGGGGCGTTTTGCACTCCAAATTCTGGGTCGTGGACGGACGGCATGTCTACCTGGGCAGTGCCAACATGGACTGGCGGGCCCTGACGCAG GTGAAGGAGCTGGGCGCCGTCATCTACAACTGCAGCCGCCTGGCCCTCGACCTGGAGAGGACCTTCCAGACCTACTGGGTCCTGGGGGCACCGAGGGCTGTCCTCCCCAGCGCCTGGCCTCGGAGCTTCTCGTCCCACATCAACCGCTTCCAGCCTCTCCGGGGCCACTTTGACGGGGTGCCCACCACGGCCTATTTCTCC GCCTCGCCACCGGCACTCTGCCCACACGGCCGCACGCGGGACCTGGAAGCCCTGCTGGCCGTGGTGCGTGGTGCCCGGGAGTTCATCTACGTCTCGGTGATGGAGTACTTCCCCACCACGCGCTTCAGCCACCCGGCCAG GTACTGGCCGGTGCTGGACACCGCGCTGCGGACAGCGGCCTTCAACAGGGGTGTGCGCGTGCGCCTGCTGGTCAGCTGCTGGCCCCACACGGACCCCAGCATGTTCCCCAACCTGAGGTCCCTGCAGGCCTTCAGCAACCCCACGGCCGGGGTCTCGGTGGATGTG AAAGTCTTCATCATGCCAGTGGGAAATCACTCCAACATCCCCTTCAGCAGGGTGAGCCACAGCAAGTTCATGGTCACAGAGAAGGAGGCCTACATCG GCACCTCCAACTGGTCGGAGGACTACTTCAGCAGCACCTCGGGGGTGGGCCTGGTGGTCAGCCAGAGAGCGCCCAGCGGCCGGCCAGGGCTCCTCACCGTGCAGGAGCAGCTGCGTCGCCTGTTCGAGCGAGACTGGGATTCCCGCTACGCCGTGGGCCTGGACGCACAAGCCCAGGGCCAGGATTGCGCCTGGCGAGGCTGA